TTCTTGTGCGCGCGCTTCTCACCGCTGATAAAAACCAGAAATTCTTCAGATCAAGGATGTCCGACAAGGAAAGAAAGGCTACCCCCAGAGTCGATTACAGACCCTTCATAATAGCCGACGCTGACACCGGACACGGCGGAGACGCCCATGTAAGAAATCTCATAAGACGATTCGTCGAGGCGGGCGTTACCGGATACCACATTGAAGACCAGAAACCCGGAACCAAGAAGTGCGGTCATCAGGGCGGTAAGGTTCTCGTGCCCGTGGACGAGCAGGTGAAGAGACTAAACGCAGCGAGGTTTCAGCTCGATATAATGAAAGTGGCCGGAATAATCGTCGCGAGGACGGATGCAGAAGCTGCGACACTCCTTGACGGAAGAGGGGATGAGCGTGATCATCCGTTTATTCTCGGAGCCACGAATACGGACGTGCCTGGATACAAAAACTGCTATCTGGCAATTCTGAAAAGATTCTTCGACAAGGGAATAACCGATGTAAACGGTTTTATGCTCTACCAGATATCGAATGAGGAATACGAGGAGGCCTATGAGTGGTTCGATAAGGTCGGATTAACGTCCATCATAGACAAGAGCATACAGGCCCTTAAAGAGGGTAAGGAAAGGAGTATTACAAAACCGCTCGATAACGCCGCCACGAAATTTGTGGAGACATGGGAGGTAGAGTCGGGACTAATGACTTACGCTCAGGCTGTGGCGGACGAGATGGAGTTCCAGATAGAAGAGGGCAGAAGCCTTGATATGACAATCGAGAAATGGTTCAATTTTGCAAAACGGTCTTCTTTCCATCATGCCCGGGAGAAGGCGAGATCAATGGGTATAGAAGCTGAATGGGACTGTGAATTATCAAGGACACCCGAGGGTTATTACCAGGTAAAGGGCGGTATAGAGTACGCGATTGCGAAATCCCTCGCGGTGGCCCCCTATGCGGACCTTATTTGGATGGAAACTAAAACGGCCGATTACGAAGAGGCCAAGGAATTTGCCGAAGCCATACACGCCGTTTACCCGGACAAGATGCTGGCATACAACCTTTCGCCTTCATTTAACTGGGATACGACGGGCATGAGCGAGGAGGAGATGAGGGAGTTCCCGAAGGAAATAGGAAAGCTCGGTTTCGTATTCAACTTCATCACTTACGGCGGACATCAGATAGACGGTCTCGCGGCTGAGGAATTCGCAACGGCGCTCAGGCAGGACGGGATGCTCGCGCTCGCAAGGCTTCAGAGGAAATTCAGGCTCCTCGACTCACCCTACAGAACTCCGCAGTCACTGGTCGGCGGCCCCAGACTGGACGGCGCTTTATCCGCTTCCTCCGGACGTACGGCAACTACAAAGGCAATGGGTAAAGGCTCTACGCAGGTGCAGCATCTTGTTGAAACCGAGGTTCCGCCGAGGCTTCTTGAGAATTGGCTCGAATTATGGTCCGAACATTACGGAATTCCCGGACATTTCAGCGTGAAATTAAAGCCGCACACATCGGGCTCGGAGCTGCTTGAGCTTATGGTTATAGACGATCTCGATAATAAAGTGGCGGACGTGATATTTTCCACCATACACGACAGATGGGGTAGTAACTTCATATCCGTCAGGGATCAGAATACGTACGATCTAAAGTTACGTCAGAAACGCTTGATGGCCTTGATTCATCTCTTCCTTATCCATAGGTACAAGGCTGTCTCGGTGCATTATGTGAGTCCTACCGAGGACAACCAGAAGCAGGCGGAAGGGATGAAATCGCTTGGAATTTATGACGAGGTCAACACGGAAATAGGGCATATAATTGTAGCTCGTATTAATATGGAACGTGTTAAGGAGCTGCTCAGCTCAGACCTTGTGGAACTCAAGAAATTTATCGCCAAGAAGTCCAAAGGGAAGGCGTCCAGAAAGAAAACCAAATAATTAGAAAATACCGCTTGCCCGGAGACTTCTTCGGCATATGCCGGGGTCTCCGGAGGGCTTTCTGTGATTTATATCTTTGTAAGAATGATATAGGGGGTTATAATAATCAGGTATGGAAATACTCGCCCCTATGATCTACGCTCTGGGTCTTTTGGTTTTTGTTCTGCTCATTATATTCCGTGCCAGGAAGGAGCAGGATTAGAAAGCTTCAGAAACCCGTATAGTTAAATCCCCCCTTTTTACGATTAATACGATAGCCTCCCCCGTTAGTCTCTTCGCTTTCACATTCACAGGGCGCCGGGTTGAGGTGACGCAAAATAGCGCTAAGGCAATAAGTAGTTTTATTGTTTTCTTCTAAGATGTTTTGATTTGTAGCCCTGTCTTTTACGGGATTTTTTCTTTGAGTAAGACTGGTATGCCAGGGCGCATTCGACAGAGCAGCAGCCCTCAAGCTCATCTCCGCAGCTTTCACATAGAATTACAAGCTCATCACACGGGGGGTATTTGCAGTTAAAGTAACGGTCGCAGCTCGCACCACAGTGAATGCAGGAAGAAATGCATACGCTCCCGGGCTCTATTTCGGAAATAAGCCTCTGGTCGAATACAAAGCACTTTCCCTCCCAAACTGTATTCGGGTATTTCTGGCAAAAATTAATAATCCCGTCTTTTAACTGATAAACTTCGGTAAAGCCCCGGCTTAACATATACGAGGTGGCTTTTTCGCACCTGATGCCGCCTGTACAATAAGTGACGATTTTCTTGTCCTTCTTATGTTTCAAGCTTTCAAGGGCTTGAGGAAATTCCCTGAACGAGTCGATGTCGGGTGTTATGGCATTCTTGAATTTACCAACCTCGGACTCATAGTTGTTTCGCGTATCAAGAATTATGAACTCCTCTCCGTTCTCATATAACTCCAGCAGTTCTTCGGGCGAAATATATTTGCCTCTTTTCCTCATATCGAGGGGCTGCTCCATTCGTATAATCTCCTCCTTCACCCGGACTATCATCTTTTTGAACGGCTGGAATGTTCCCTCCTCTTCCTTGAACGCTATGTCGGAGAACTGCGGAATACCTGACAGGTATTCCTTATATCTCCGGATTTGATCTTCCGATCCTGAAAGCGAGCCGTTTATTCCTTCCTTTGCAACGAGTATTTTCCCGAGCAATCCCAGCCTTTTGCAGAAATCCCTCTGTTCGGATGCAAATTCCTCCGGCTCGTCCATTTCAGTGAATTTGTAAAAGAGAATTATATGAATCTGGCTCATGATTGTTTTTCCTGAAACTTTCTCCCGTGAGAATTAATTCGATTCGCCCGGTTATGAATAAAAGCCCCATTTAATATACCAAAAACCCTGGATTGATAAAGGATTTTTAATATCTCGTATTAATGTGAACATCGGCTCAGTAAGATTAATCTCTGCCGAGCTTACTTTTAAAGGCGGAATTAAAGACTTGGAACTCACATAATAAAAAGAAAGAGGGAACACTCAATGCTGAAAATGTTCCCTCTTGTCTTTAAAGGAGGATGGAGGATGAATTTAAGCAAATTACTTAATTTATGGTAATAATATAAAGCATCATGCTTAAGGTGTCAAGCGAAATTTTCCCTATTCCCATATACAGACTAAATATTCAATTATTTCATCAACTTACACTTATCAAGAAAAAGATTTTTTTCCTCAAGTTAGTTGTGTTTCTATAAACTTCATTGCCTGGGAGCCGCTGACACTGTTTTTTTTAGGTTCTTTTATGAGGTCATCTGCCGGCAAGGAGACGGTTCTATTATTCTAACGCTTGTAATTACCTCCTGCACTTTTTTTCTGTCCGGTATCCGGATTCTTTCCCTATATTGGCATTATTCCCATACAGAATTAATTATTCGCCGGCATGTAACTCGTTCGTCCACTTCCAGTTTTGAATCTCCGGCATATCCTCACCGTGCGCAAGAGCATAGCGTCTATGTTCGTCAAGCTTATCGTTAAAGTGAGTTATGATGTCGCCGGATATTGACTGGAGGCGCCCGACCCTGTGCAGCACTTCTATTGCGAGATGGTAACGGCTCATCGCGTTGCAGGCAACCATGTCGAAAGGAGTGGTTGTTGTGCCTTCCTCCATATAACCGCGTACATGAAAGCGCTCGGGCTCGGGCCTACGGTAGACGAGTTCATGAATAACCCTCGGATAGCCGTGAAAGGCAAACACAACTGGCGCGGTATCGGTAAACAGATCTCTGAATGAAGCCTCGTCGAGCCCGTGCGGGTGGTCTTTGTGAAGATTGAGTGTCATCAAATCGACCACGTTGACCAGGCGGACCCTGAGTTCGGGAAGGTGTTTGCGGAGAAGCCACGCAGCGGCCACGGTCTCAAGCGTGGGCACATCGCCCGCGCATCCCATTATCACATCGGGCTCGGAGCCGCCGTCGTTTGATGCCCATTCCCAGACGGAAGCTCCTTTTGCGCAGTGTTTACGTGCCGAGTCCATGTCAAGCCACTGGAGCTCCGGCTGTTTACCTGCAATGATAAGGTTTATATAGTCCGTTGATCTGAGACAATGGTCCGCTACTGAAAGGAGGCAGTTTGCGTCGGGCGGGAGATAAATTCGCACTACGGAGCTTTTCTTGCTCATAAGCGAGTCGATGAAACCGGGTCCCTGATGGCTGTAACCGTTATGGTCCTGCCGCCATGAGTGAGAAGTCAGGAGGTAGTTAAGTGAGGAGAGGGGCGCACGCCACGGTATTTCTGAGCACATCTTGAGCCATTTGGCATGCTGATTGAGCATAGAGTCAACAATCGTTGCGAATGCCTCGTAGCAGGGAAAGATTCCGTGCCTCCCGGTTAATAAATAACCCTCGAGCCATCCCTGACACATGTGCTCGCTCAGTACTTCCATCACTCGGCCGTCAGGGGCTATATGATCGTCCGTATCGATAATCTTTTCTACTAAGCAGCGGTCTGTTACCTCGAAAACTGCGTTTAGCCTGTTGGATTTCGTTTCATCAGGACAGAAGAGACGGAAATTCTTCTGATCCTCATTCTTTTTGAAAACGTCACGGAGGAATTCGCCGAGCTCGCGAGTGGATTCAGCTGTGAGCGTCCCCGGCTCTTTTATGTCAAGCGCATAATCTGAGAAATCAGGGAGGTCGAGCGCCGCAAGCAGCTTCCCTCCGTTCGCATGGGGGTTCGAGCCCATGCGCCTATCACCGGAAGGGGCCAGTTCCGCAAGGTCCCCGATTATGCGGCCGGATTTATCAAATAGCTTCTCCGGCTCATAGCTCCTCATCCAATCCTCCAAAATCCTCAAGTGCTCCGGGTTCTCCCTTACGTTTGTCACAGGGACCTGATGCGACCGGAACGTTCCCTCAATCTGAAGACCATCGATGGATTCGGGCGCGGTCCAGCCCTTGGGCGTGCGGAGGATAATCATTGGCCAGTCCGGGCGCCGCGTAAACCCCTTTCTCCGGGCGTCTTCCTGAATGCCCTTTATTTCGGCGTATATTGTATCCAGCGTCTTTGCCATACTTTTATGCACTTTATGGGGGTCGTCTCCTTCGACGAAATAGACGGAATATCCGAGGCCGCCGAAGAGTGACCTGAGCTCCTTGTCACCAGTTCTTCCCAGCACCGTCGGGCCCGCTATCTTGTAACCGTTTAGGTGGAGGACAGGGAGTACGGCGCCGTCCCTCGCAGGATTCAGGAATTTGTTCGACTGCCAGCTCGCCGCAAGCGCGCCGGTTTCGGCTTCTCCGTCCCCTACGACGCAGGCTACCAGCAAATCGGGGTTGTCCATAGCGGCACCGAAGGCGTGTGCAAGTGAGTACCCGAGTTCCCCTCCTTCGTTAATGGAGCCCGGAGTCTGCGGTCCCGCGTGGCTCGGCATTCCTCCCGGCCATGAGAACTGTCTAAACAGCCGGAGCATTCCTTCTTCGTCCTGCGTAATGTCGGGATATATTTCGGTGTATGTGCCTTCGAGGTAGGTATTGGCGAACAGGGCGGGACCTCCGTGCCCGGGGCCCGCGATATAAATAATGTTTGCGCCGTAATCCCTGATTATTCTGTTCAGGTGTACGTAAATCAGGTTCAGGCCGGGAACTGTTCCGAAGTGTCCCAATAGTCTGGGCTTAATATGTTCGGCCTTGAGGGGCTCGCGGAGAAGGGGATTTTCTTTAAGATATATCTGCCCGACGGATAAATAATTCGCGGCCTGCCAGTATCTATGAATTTTATCGAGTAATTTTTTAGAGAGAGTAGCCACCGTTTTAACCCCCAAAGTGAAGAGCTTGTTCTAACTGATGCAGTATTAAAATCTAGGATACATACCGTAACCCTAGATTCATAGCTTTTTTTATTACAGCGCGCTTTTCACACGCGGTACTTCATCCGATGATAGAAAATTCTATTGCGGATGACAAACTCCTGTTTCACTTTGACTCTGTGAAACCACCTGTTTTAGTTCAATAATTTATATAGATGAACCCTATATTCGCTCGTCTATTAAAATATTTAAATACGTTTTAGTAAATCTGAGTCTTTCCAGTATTACCTTCTTGAGTCTGGGGGGAGTTTTATAAATGGGACGGTTGTAATCAGGTTATAAAGTGGAACTCGGTCATCTCTGCGCAATGCCGGCTTTTTGAGAAATTTTATTTTCTTCCTGACTGTCACTAACTAACCGGATCGATATAGTTGCGAATACCTATAGCTATAATTTAAGTATTACGAATTAATCTCATAAGTTTAACGTCACGAGGGCTGGTTCATCCTGTTTGTTCAATAGCTGGATCCTAGGCGCATAAGGGACGTCCCGTCATATTATTCTTATAGATTTTGTTACTACTCAGATTTCGTCTATTGTGCCGTACTCGCCTGACTGACGTATGAGTTTTGCTACGAGTCCGGTCCATCCAGTCTGGTGGCTCGCCCCGATACCCGCGCCGTTGTCCCCGTGAAAATATTCGTAGAAGGGTATGCAGGAGTTCCAGTGCGGGTCTGTCTGAAATTTCTCCGTGCCTCCGAAAACGGCCCTTCTTCCGGAGGCGTCCTTTTTGAATATCCTCACCATCCTGTGCGATATCTCCGCGGCCACCTCCCACAGATTCATATAGTTGCCCGAGCCCGTAGGGCACTCGACCTTGAAATTGTCTCCCAGGTAATGGTGGAATTTCTGAAGCGACTCCAAGATGAGGAAGTTCACGGGAAACCACACGGGACCTCTCCAGTTCGAGTTCCCTCCGAAGAGACCGCTTGAAGACTCAGCGGGCTCGTAATTGACGACATGCTCATGGCCGTCAGCCCGGAAGACGTAGGGGTTATCCTTGTAGTATTTCGACAACGCACGGATTCCGTAGGGGCTCAGGAACTCGTTTTCATCGAGCATTCCTCGGAGAATGAGCCTCAGTTTATGCTGATCCACGATCGAGAGAATTCTCCTTTCTCCTATGCCCTTTGTCTTCATGCATGCAACATTGTTTTGAAGGTCCGGCCTGTTCTCGATAAACCATTCCATCCTTCTGCTGAATCCCTTGAGCTTTTCGAGGGCATCGGGTTCGAGTGTCTCTATCGCGTAGAGCGGTATCAGTCCTACCATTGACCTCAGCTTCATCGGGAGATGACCGCCGCCAGGAAGGTGAAGAACGTCGTAGTAGAAATTATCATTCTCATCCCAGAGTCCGTCGTGGCCGCGGTCTGGCTGGTTTATAGCCTTCGCTATGTAGAGGAAATGTTCGTAAAATTTACTGGCTATATCTTCATAACTCGGATTTTCTTTCGCAAGCTCGATAGCGATTGTCAGCATGTTGAGGCAGTACATGCCCATCCAGCTTGTCCCGTCGGCCTGCTCGAGGAAAACTCCGTCAGGAAGTTTTACGTTCCTGTCGAAAACGCCTATATTGTCGAGTCCGAGGAATCCGCCTTCGAATACGTTTTTGCCTTCCTTGTCCTTACGATTGACCCACCATGTGAAATTTAGGAGAAGCTTCTGGAATACCCTTTCCAGAAAGCGTATGTCTTTCCTTCCGTACATCTTTCTCTCGATATTGTATACTCTCCAGGCCGCCCACGCGTGAACAGGAGGGTTCACGTCGCCGAAGGCCCACTCATAAGCCGGTATCTGTCCGTTCGGATGCATGTACCATTCTCTTGTCAGCCGGGTAAGCTGGCGTTTGGCAAAGTCGGGATCAATCATCGCTAGCGGGATTGTATGAAACGCGAGGTCCCAAGCGGCAAACCACGGATACTCCCATTTGTCCGGCATGGAAAGTATGTCGTCGTTATAAAGATGGGTCCATTCGCGGTTTCTTCCGCTCTTGCGCGACTCGGGCGGAGGGGGGAATAGGGAGTCCCCATCCAGCCACTCCTCGACGACGTAGTAATAATACTGTTTCGTCCAGAGCAGGCCGGCGAAAGCCTGCCGCTTTATGGTTTTTAAATCTTCCGGCATCGCATAGGAGCAGATTTTTTTATGAAACTCATCGGCTTCCCTGATTCGCCTGGAAAAAACCGACTCAAAATCCCTTCCGAACGGGGCGGACATATTATGGTCATCGCAAAGCCTGAGCTTCACGGTGCGGGCCTCGCCCCCGGGAATGGCAAGAGCGTAATGAGAAGACATCTTTGTCCCGTTCCCCTTGGGATTTACCGCGCTCTCGTCGCCTTCGACTATGTAACGGTTAATGCCGTCTTTTACATACGGGGAGGGATTTTCGGTGCCGAAAAGCCTCTCAAAATTGCTTTCATTCTCGGTGAATAGAAGGCTTGCCGAGTTGTCGCAGTAAAGCCATCTTTTGCCGAGCGTATGGTGGTCGGCCTCTACCACCTTTATTTCCTCTTCTGATTCCGTGTATCTCATAGAAGGTTTTTGACCCCCGTTCCAGGACCATGTATTCCTGAACCAAAGAGTGGGAAGCAGGTGCAGAACCGCTTCTGAGGGGCCCCGGTTTATGATAGTAATTTTTATTAGAACATCCTCGGGGTTTTTTTTGGCGTACTCGACGAATATATCAAAATAGCGGTTCTCGTCGAATACCCCGGTGTCGATCAGCTCGTATTCCGGTTCAAGACGGGACCTTCTTGTGTTTTCATTGACCAGATCCGAATAGGGGTATGCGTTCTGGGGGTACTTATAAAGACATTTCATATAAGAGTGTGACGGCGTATTGTCAAGGTAATAATAATATTCCTTTACGTCCTCACCGTGGTTGCCCTCATTTCCGGTGAGACCAAAAAGGCGCTCTTTCAAAATCGGATCATGTCCGTTCCACAGCGCGACCGCGAAGCAAAGCCTTTGATGGTTATCTGAAATTCCTGCAATGCCGTCCTCTCCCCATCTGTAGGCGCGCGAGCGGGCATGGTCGTGGGGCAGGTATTCCCAGGCTGTGCCCCCCGGGCTGTAGTCTTCCCTTACGGTTCCCCATTGTCTTTCGCTGAGGTAAGGCCCCCACCTTCTCCAGTATGCCTTTCTTTCCCTATCCTGCTTTAATCGTTTTTCTTCCGTAGTGAGTTTGGCTGGTTTGGTCATCGTAGCGGTAGCACAGGGCTTTTTCTAATATTACCTGTACGAACCGGGTGATTGTTCTCACTCCGGATGGGTTCAGGTATAGCGCTCTTTATTCCTCCTTTTATTTTTTACTGCAATACGCTGTTACGGGGCTCCATGCCAACCGCAATCCGTTTCGCGAGAAACCGATAAAACCGAGGTGCGTTAGCAATCCTGTAATGATATCACCAATAAGGGCAAATATATATCAGAATTGGAAGCCTTATAAAGGGATGGCGGCCCGTGTGGATAAATGGTTTGAATAATGTGCTCCGGCAGAAAGGCGGGTTTCTTTCCTAATATGCGGCCACGAAATAATAAACAGGGAGCACTTCAGCTATTAGAATCTTTATTTTTCTTTTTGCCGCTGCTTACCATCTTTTCTGCCTGAAGCCAGTGTTCGACGTCTTTGCCGTCTATACGTCCGCTTTGCTCGTATAACTCGTAGGCCTTTTTTGCTATTTTGTCATGGATGGATTTATTTGCGGACGCCGATCTTTTCCTCGGGGTTTTAGGCGCTGCCGCTTTTTTAGCCGCTGTCTTTTTAGGCGTTGTTTCTTTATTATTAGTTGCCATATTGCTTTCTCCTTTATCTCTGATTATCAGGAAGAAATAACTGTTTTAATGTAAGAATATATGAAACTATGTCGGCTGTCATCTGTAAATTTTAGGGTTTAGAAATTGCTCTTGGTTAATCAATTTATAGGCGGTTGTTTTATAGAAAAAGCCGGACAGGAATCGGGAGCTAATTTAACTCCTTTACCTGATTGGGGTTGATAATAACTTTTCACTTGCTGTCTCAAAATTCAGAGATGTCTGCGGCTGGTGGGGGGCACGAGCTCTTTAAGGGCGACCAGTATAGTCTTATGAGAGGCGCCGTTCCCGGCCTTCTTATACCAGAGAAAAGGTCGGTCCTGTTATATCTCTTGGAGCAAAAATTTGCGCGATTCCCGTAAGGCCGGGCGTCACGGAATGCCTTATTGAAGATCCTCTTATCTTATTTAGAGGCAGAGGTTAAGCGGCAGCTTCTTTATTATGCAAGAGCAAAAGTTAACTGACGAGAATTATTTTGGGGGAGCCTATTCTTACCTTAATTCCCAGAGGTCATTGCTTTTTGAGGGCGCCAAGCCGGTTCGTGAAAACAGATAATAACGAAGCGTGAGACCGGCGGATAATTCTGTAAAATCCGCGGACCTGTTTATATCACCAAATGCCCCTAAGGCAATATGCGGAGTCAGGAGCTTAAGTGTTTCTATATTAATGTCGAAACCTATGCGGGATGAAGTCTCCCCTTTAAATTCACCGTCTGATTTATCATTTCTGAGCGGCAGAAATGGAGCGTCTTCTGTACGGAAATAGAGATAGCCCACGGTTCCCTGAGCGCTCAGCCAGAACGATTTGTATGACCTGGTTACAATACCGAGGGTAGGGCCTGTCATTATAAATATTTCAGGACTGAAGTATCCTCCGTGACCAAGTGTGAAGAAGTTTGAGTTGCGCTCGAAGTGTTCGCTTGTAAAAAACAAGCCGAGAGATATATCGAATTCGTGTTTGTTAAACGTTCTTCCTGCGGATACGGTTCCGTAAACGGCATTGTTGCCCTTCACATTATTCCCCCAATAGTAATCATAGCCCCCGATTATTGAAAACCAGTAGCGAGGAACAGGGGTGAGGCTAAGCTCGGCTTCCGCTCCCGTTTTGAGCACTCTTCCCCATTCTCTGCTGCCGAACGGATCCTCGAGCCCAACGTAGGACAGAATGGATTCCTTTACCGATTCCTGGTGAATGTTTAAACGCCAGCGGTTCTGCTCTGCCTCGAATGAGAAAGTAGGAAGTGGAAACACGGGGCCGTTAAGCGGCGTAACGCCGAGCCTGGCGCTATAGTTGATATATCCTTCTTTCTCAAAGCTTATTTCCGGAGTAAATACCCGGATCGAGTTGATTAGATCACGCCTCTTCGGACCTCCGTCAGGCGCGGTGCCCACGAACGGGGAAGAAGGAGCGTCGCCGGAATACAGCCAGTGCGGGGCGAATGAAAAGCGGATATCGTTCCCCCATTTGAGCGGATACGAGAATACAGCCGGAAAAGCGAGGTCGTTTAACTCGGAAATACCGGAATCCCCGCTTTTATGTCCGTATGACGGGTTAAACTCAAACGACGGTTTATCGATATTGTGATAGGGAGCTTCCGGGTCGGAATCAATTTGCGAAGCGGTTATAGGCATGCCGCTTGCGGCAAGGTATTTCCCGGCAGCCTTCTTCAATGATTCATCCGAAGTCCTGCCTATTTCGTAACTAAAATTGATAGCCTCCTTACGCTTGCCTAATTGATCGTAAGTGCTGAGGATGGCCTCCGCAATTGTTGAATCCCGTGTTTTTTCGAATAGTGCTATAAATAAAGGAAGCGCTTGGTTGAATTTGTTCCGGTTGTATAAAATCCATGCAAGCATAGTGCGGGCGCCCTGATTCTCCGGATCAATCACGAGCGCTTTTTCTATATACGCCTCAGCCTCGGCATAGTTTTCTTCTTCATAAAGCTTATTGCCTCTTCTAAGATAGATTTTGTTCTCAATTTTTTCTCT
This is a stretch of genomic DNA from Deltaproteobacteria bacterium. It encodes these proteins:
- a CDS encoding phosphoketolase family protein → MATLSKKLLDKIHRYWQAANYLSVGQIYLKENPLLREPLKAEHIKPRLLGHFGTVPGLNLIYVHLNRIIRDYGANIIYIAGPGHGGPALFANTYLEGTYTEIYPDITQDEEGMLRLFRQFSWPGGMPSHAGPQTPGSINEGGELGYSLAHAFGAAMDNPDLLVACVVGDGEAETGALAASWQSNKFLNPARDGAVLPVLHLNGYKIAGPTVLGRTGDKELRSLFGGLGYSVYFVEGDDPHKVHKSMAKTLDTIYAEIKGIQEDARRKGFTRRPDWPMIILRTPKGWTAPESIDGLQIEGTFRSHQVPVTNVRENPEHLRILEDWMRSYEPEKLFDKSGRIIGDLAELAPSGDRRMGSNPHANGGKLLAALDLPDFSDYALDIKEPGTLTAESTRELGEFLRDVFKKNEDQKNFRLFCPDETKSNRLNAVFEVTDRCLVEKIIDTDDHIAPDGRVMEVLSEHMCQGWLEGYLLTGRHGIFPCYEAFATIVDSMLNQHAKWLKMCSEIPWRAPLSSLNYLLTSHSWRQDHNGYSHQGPGFIDSLMSKKSSVVRIYLPPDANCLLSVADHCLRSTDYINLIIAGKQPELQWLDMDSARKHCAKGASVWEWASNDGGSEPDVIMGCAGDVPTLETVAAAWLLRKHLPELRVRLVNVVDLMTLNLHKDHPHGLDEASFRDLFTDTAPVVFAFHGYPRVIHELVYRRPEPERFHVRGYMEEGTTTTPFDMVACNAMSRYHLAIEVLHRVGRLQSISGDIITHFNDKLDEHRRYALAHGEDMPEIQNWKWTNELHAGE
- a CDS encoding glucosidase encodes the protein MTKPAKLTTEEKRLKQDRERKAYWRRWGPYLSERQWGTVREDYSPGGTAWEYLPHDHARSRAYRWGEDGIAGISDNHQRLCFAVALWNGHDPILKERLFGLTGNEGNHGEDVKEYYYYLDNTPSHSYMKCLYKYPQNAYPYSDLVNENTRRSRLEPEYELIDTGVFDENRYFDIFVEYAKKNPEDVLIKITIINRGPSEAVLHLLPTLWFRNTWSWNGGQKPSMRYTESEEEIKVVEADHHTLGKRWLYCDNSASLLFTENESNFERLFGTENPSPYVKDGINRYIVEGDESAVNPKGNGTKMSSHYALAIPGGEARTVKLRLCDDHNMSAPFGRDFESVFSRRIREADEFHKKICSYAMPEDLKTIKRQAFAGLLWTKQYYYYVVEEWLDGDSLFPPPPESRKSGRNREWTHLYNDDILSMPDKWEYPWFAAWDLAFHTIPLAMIDPDFAKRQLTRLTREWYMHPNGQIPAYEWAFGDVNPPVHAWAAWRVYNIERKMYGRKDIRFLERVFQKLLLNFTWWVNRKDKEGKNVFEGGFLGLDNIGVFDRNVKLPDGVFLEQADGTSWMGMYCLNMLTIAIELAKENPSYEDIASKFYEHFLYIAKAINQPDRGHDGLWDENDNFYYDVLHLPGGGHLPMKLRSMVGLIPLYAIETLEPDALEKLKGFSRRMEWFIENRPDLQNNVACMKTKGIGERRILSIVDQHKLRLILRGMLDENEFLSPYGIRALSKYYKDNPYVFRADGHEHVVNYEPAESSSGLFGGNSNWRGPVWFPVNFLILESLQKFHHYLGDNFKVECPTGSGNYMNLWEVAAEISHRMVRIFKKDASGRRAVFGGTEKFQTDPHWNSCIPFYEYFHGDNGAGIGASHQTGWTGLVAKLIRQSGEYGTIDEI
- a CDS encoding rhodanese-related sulfurtransferase — translated: MSQIHIILFYKFTEMDEPEEFASEQRDFCKRLGLLGKILVAKEGINGSLSGSEDQIRRYKEYLSGIPQFSDIAFKEEEGTFQPFKKMIVRVKEEIIRMEQPLDMRKRGKYISPEELLELYENGEEFIILDTRNNYESEVGKFKNAITPDIDSFREFPQALESLKHKKDKKIVTYCTGGIRCEKATSYMLSRGFTEVYQLKDGIINFCQKYPNTVWEGKCFVFDQRLISEIEPGSVCISSCIHCGASCDRYFNCKYPPCDELVILCESCGDELEGCCSVECALAYQSYSKKKSRKRQGYKSKHLRRKQ
- a CDS encoding DUF2934 domain-containing protein, with translation MATNNKETTPKKTAAKKAAAPKTPRKRSASANKSIHDKIAKKAYELYEQSGRIDGKDVEHWLQAEKMVSSGKKKNKDSNS